Proteins encoded in a region of the Salmo trutta chromosome 34, fSalTru1.1, whole genome shotgun sequence genome:
- the LOC115173147 gene encoding neuronal pentraxin-2, producing the protein MTVSLDRREARRRRKMADNAIPPLMLLSTGQMRWGGVLPGFILPSFPLFSLLLYTLISSSMAVVSLPGLDYDYGAQPKFVCTPIPADTDPSCFTPGGAAHGPVHDRPSSNGHHGPAAGAPNGNGRRPMGMGMGIGISDEAKSTILHLRESLVRQKETILDQRETIRELTAKLTLCEGFGRGVGHHDDHHDDHHGPARHNSHHPSSHHSYHDTDHHGDPHYPLNNGHRSDPHHRGKDNAGSKHGAFSPEQTRKTLQTLKERLENLQARNSSSSYSSSLRDLLQRKINALEKQLNNHYSGHHDYGRHDDHHDDHHDDHHDDHPDDHHDDHHEPGHHDDHHDDHHDDHHGPGHHDDHHDDYHDTHTPTPTRHNNRHNNRQNSHHDDHHYDRHYDRSHGRHDTHHNDHHGDHHDDHPDDHHDDHHDDLHDDHRQNGDDHHGNDDHAHRPRPAYNSKPPAPLPLGRGHNKLETVLSHLNHRNSNPGTRKKPKSPDAFQIGFPMRTNYMYGRIKKTLLIEIFALTVCLWIKGGSGPGLGTPFSYSVPGQANELVLIEWGNNPMELLVNDNAVTLPMAMTDGKWHHLCMTWSTHDGHWEAFQDGVKRGSGENLSAWHPIKPGGVFILGQEQDTLGGRFDATQSFVGEMSDLQLWSRVLTPNEIYSQASCGGHLAGDLISWTEAVVELHGGVTKYPFDPCH; encoded by the exons ATGACAGTCTCCCTTGACAGGAGAGAAGCGAGACGTCGACGAAAGATGGCCGACAACGCCATCCCACCCCTGATGCTTTTGTCTACAGGGCAAATGCGTTGGGGTGGAGTACTTCCAGGTTTCATCCtaccctctttccctcttttttctctactcctctatactctCATATCTTCCTCAATGGCTGTTGTTAGTTTGCCGGGATTAGACTATGACTATGGAGCCCAGCCCAAGTTTGTTTGCACCCCAATTCCAGCGGACACAGACCCCAGCTGCTTCACACCAGGTGGGGCAGCACATGGACCTGTCCACGACAGACCCAGCAGTAATGGGCACCATGGACCTGCTGCAGGGGCGCCCAATGGTAACGGCAGGAGGCCGATGGGAATGGGAATGGGGATAGGAATATCAGACGAGGCCAAATCCACCATCTTGCACCTTCGTGAGAGCCTGGTGCGGCAAAAGGAGACCATCTTAGACCAGCGGGAGACGATCAGGGAACTGACTGCCAAGCTGACCCTCTGTGAGGGCTTTGGCCGGGGGGTGGGTCATCACGATGACCATCACGACGACCACCATGGACCCGCGCGTCACAACTCCCATCACCCGAGCTCGCATCACTCCTACCATGACACTGACCACCACGGGGACCCACACTACCCACTGAACAATGGGCACCGATCAGACCCACACCACCGAGGGAAGGACAACGCTGGGAGCAAGCATGGGGCCTTCTCCCCTGAGCAGACTAGGAAAACGCTACAGACACTCAAGGAGAGGCTGGAGAACTTGCAG gcCAGGAATTCCTCCAGCTCCTATTCAAGCTCACTGAGAGACCTCCTGCAACGTAAAATCAATGCACTTGAGAAGCAGCTCAACAATCACTACAGTGGGCATCATGATTATGGTCGCCATGACGACCACCACGATGACCACCATGACGACCACCACGATGACCATCCGGACGACCACCACGACGACCACCATGAACCTGGTCACCACGATGACCACCATGACGATCATCACGATGACCACCATGGGCCCGGTCACCACGACGATCACCACGATGACTATCACGacacccacacccccaccccaacccgCCACAACAACCGCCACAACAACCGTCAAAACAGTCACCATGATGACCATCACTATGACCGCCATTATGATCGTAGCCACGGccgccatgacacccaccataaCGACCACCATGGCGATCACCATGACGACCATCCCGATGATCATCACGACGACCACCACGATGATCTTCACGATGACCACCGTCAAAACGGTGATGATCACCATGGCAATGACGACCATGCCCATCGCCCTCGTCCAGCCTATAACAGCAAGCCACCAGCTCCATTACCTCTTGGCCGTGGACACAACAAGCTGGAAACTGTGCTGAGCCACCTTAACCACAGGAACTCTAACCCTG GTACCCGGAAAAAGCCAAAGAGTCCGGATGCTTTCCAGATTGGCTTCCCTATGCGCACTAACTACATGTATGGAAGGATAAAGAAGACCCTACTCATTGAAATCTTCGCCCTCACTGTCTGCCTCTGGATAAAAGGGGGATCAGGGCCTGGCCTCGGCACGCCCTTCTCCTACTCTGTCCCGGGACAGGCCAACGAACTGGTTCTGATCGAATGGGGCAACAACCCCATGGAACTACTGGTCAACGACAAT GCAGTGACATTGCCCATGGCAATGACGGATGGGAAGTGGCACCACCTGTGCATGACATGGTCAACACACGATGGGCATTGGGAGGCCTTCCAGGATGGTGTTAAAAGGGGGTCTGGAGAGAACCTATCTGCATGGCATCCCATCAAGCCTGGGGGAGTCTTTATTCTGGGCCAAGAACAG GATACCCTAGGTGGCCGATTTGACGCCACCCAATCCTTCGTGGGCGAGATGTCAGACCTCCAGTTGTGGTCTCGCGTTCTCACACCCAACGAAATCTATAGCCAGGCTTCCTGCGGAGGTCACCTGGCGGGTGACCTCATCTCCTGGACAGAGGCAGTGGTTGAGCTTCACGGCGGGGTCACTAAATACCCCTTCGACCCCTGCCACTAA